The Rhizoctonia solani chromosome 14, complete sequence genome has a segment encoding these proteins:
- a CDS encoding Transposon Ty3-G Gag-Pol polyprotein, translating to MSWLKKHNPQILWEKHTLVFNSLYCSNNCLATPAVLELKAVEEIPVLYQEFARVFSEEELSKLPPHRPYNIAIELLPDAKPRHGPIYSLGPREDAELRETIEKQLKAGVMD from the coding sequence atgtcatggttaaaaaaacacaatccccaaattttgtgggaaaaacatacacttgttttCAATTCCTTATATTGTTCCAACAACTGTTTAGCCACACCTGCTGTTttagaactcaaagcagtgGAAGAAATTCCTGTCCTTTATCAAGAATTTGCTAGAGTATTTTCAGAGGAGGAATTGTCAAAATTACCACCCCACCGTCCTTACAACATTGCCATTGAGCTACTCCCTGACGCAAAACCCCGACATGGCCCCATCTACAGCCTAGGCCCAAGGGAAGATGCGGAACTTAGGGAAACCATTGAAAAGCAACTGAAGGCAGGTGTTATGGATTAG
- a CDS encoding Zinc finger, CCHC-type encodes MFQWRCATAQQVYDKAEEIANHIESTRLSNPSVPTVCATSTAVPTSTSNPTPACTCLNVGDNVYMIDPTTCCAKKGAITSIVRTTSSNMPNVRWNGESKDTMIPFPSLKKDERPAAAAPVKPIVAPVPVLATNKGPGPMDLDGRGFTNLTCHVCGGKGHFARNCPSKPMSGHVANIKWSWERPKEES; translated from the coding sequence atgttccaatggcgttgTGCTACAGCCCAACAGGTTTATGACAAGGCAGAGGAAATTGCTAACCATATTGAATCTACGCGTCTATCCAACCCCTCTGTCCCCACTGTTTGCGCCACTTCTACTGctgtccccacttccacttctAACCCCACTCCTGCTTGCACTTGTCTCAATGTAGGGGACAATGTCTATATGATTGACCCAACCACTTGTTGCGCCAAGAAGGGCGCTATCACTTCCATTGTTCGTACAACCTCCAGCAACATGCCAAATGTCAGGTGGAATGGGGAATCAAAGGACACTATGATTCCTTTCCCATCTCTAAAAAAGGATGAGCGCCCTGCCGCAGCCGCCCCTGTGAAACCAATTGTTGCTCCTGTCCCTGTGTTAGCCACAAACAAGGGTCCAGGCCCTATGGATCTGGATGGAAGAGGCTTTACAAATCTTACATGCCATGTATGCGGCGGAAAAGGCCATTTTGCGCGCAATTGTCCCtccaagcccatgtctggacatgtggctaacatcaaatggtcttgggaaaggcccaAAGAAGAAAGTTGA
- a CDS encoding Retrotransposable element Tf2 protein: protein MATPPYVELGEVSLERITSLLLGLLSQVENLERKVEEVREAGVEARTNLENISQAVDTVKDGLRSLQLHGPRTPEDTKPPAVEATPRPLSKVNPIGSTSRVSFWPEPSKGLPVFAQPTPIRGVPLRVPSPPPSPHLRSPIGTPAPPPPAPVAAYPAPVKVDHPDAYTGKIGSEAKQWLTRMLAWTRLNSRMFPTDQEVLSFLLMNMKDSAGAWAHPHLDQLGSHRAIIQTVEGFKLEFLAAFGDPDATRAAERKITSLTQSGTCADYITKFRTLAMELDWNDAALQGQFARGLHWEVSRQIATREHRPRTLLELQNAALVINNALREERASHPPKDSKSSRPTNPARGTSTGQSSTGSKKLSDDPNFVSEEERNRRRAAGACIKCGKMGHKFAECRTGWKATPIEDKGKAKETAKVGKDSEYQPGKDNNRISPLFTISIKPKKQAETLEVLIDSGATSSFLHPRTAEALRLPLIDLPLPRTVTMLDGSSPQAGKIWKKANLTFSFDGKRITETFLICNTGSHAAILGLKWLDAHNPEIDWNTRTLSFPHTPPEHVAIAKEEEADKNPLEGVPPEYHQYAKVFGEEEFNKLPPHRHYDIGIELTEEGPLNSPLYSMTDAESATLKDWLRDELKAGKIRPSKSSISSPVMFVPKKDGSRRLVVDYRCLNNRTKKNVYPLPCPDDLMAQLRGAKVFTKLDLRWGYNNVRVKEGDEWKTAFQTKYGLYESLVMTFGLTNAPAAFQHFMNKLFKDLLDVCVIIYLDDILIYSKDDVSHTKHVHEVLKRLMDNQLFCKASKCTFHVTSVEYLGIIVSNKGFSLDKLKIQAVQEWPAPTKVKEVQLFLGFANFLRRFVANFSHMARPLHNLVKKDTPWRWDTKEQEAFQGLKDAITNAPVLCHADPTKPYFLETDASGAALGSILSQQQEDGRLHPLGFLSESFKGAKQNYDTHDKELLAIIRSFEYWRIFLEGTLHPVTVFTDHRNLEYWKESRTFNRRHARWHLLLAGYNFQIVYRPGKQSGKPDALSRRSDHADVPPAAQTMLPDPIFANTALVLPEKELQQRIESSLDQDESLEEILQFLQNESKAPPSIKRAFKDYQMEAGLLFYQGRIVVPDVGTLRTDLLQIFHDSPSAGHPGRQRTLELISRNYYWPGIRADTYWHVDSCETCQRIRKPKYASIPPQPLELPVRPWQHISYDMIVNLPRDGAYDSILVIVDSFTKYVILVECSKKLKAPELAELFLQHVWKKYGMPEKTISDRGRVFNNKFLKALYQQLGIDPHFSSAYHPQSDGQTERVNPPDWVKWLPMAEFAYNNAVHSATGKSPFKALHGWEPTLTPSNIPTDVPEADKLAEAMEAQWREVESALRHSKQRMVAGEHGSPTEFEVGEEVWLDAKNVKLKTLSPKLTEQRLGPFKVTEKISDRAYRLELPPTMRIHNVFYVGLLSKVKRDDKRAFKNRPPPVTVDGEEEYKVEGITDAEERNGKWFFRVKWKGYGPKENTWEPRENLKNAGKILKKYKEDMRKKALGAAKALKGGAVS, encoded by the exons atggcaaccc CCCCCTATGTCGAACTCGGGGAAGTATCCCTCGAGCGAATCACAAgtctcctccttggcctcctcagcCAAGTTGAGAACCTTGAACGGAAGGTGGAAGAAGTCCGAGAAGCGGGAGTCGAAGCCCGCACCaaccttgagaacatctctcaagccgtcgatactgtcaaggatgggcttagaagcctccagctccacgGGCCCAGGACCCCAGAAGACACCAAACCCCCGgccgtggaagcaacgccacgccccctatcAAAAGTCAACCCTATTGGATCGACTAGTCGGGTCTCATTCTGGCCTGAACCGTCCAAGGGGCTCCCCGTCTTTGCCCAGCCCACTCCCATACGAGGAGTACCCCTgcgagtcccatctccccctccatctccgcatCTCCGATCCCCAATCGGGacacctgcccctccaccaccggctccagttgccgcctatcctgccccggtcaaagtagaccacccagatgcctatacaggcaagatcgggagtgaggccaaacaatggctcaccaggatgttggcctggacccgATTGAACTCCCgcatgttccccacggacCAAGAGGTCTTATCATTCCTtctcatgaacatgaaggattccgcgggagcatgggcccatccgcaccttgaccagcttgggtcacaccgagccatcatccaaacggtcgAAGGCTTCAAACTGGAGTTCCTGGCAGCGTTTggcgaccctgatgccacgagggccgccgagcggaaaATAACCTCCCTTACCcaatccggcacatgcgcggattatattacaaagttcagaaccctagcaatggaactggactggaacgacgcggcccttcaaggccagtttgcccgtggcctccactgggaggtcagtcGACAAATCGCAACCCGCGAGCACCGCCCCCGTACCCTCTtagagctgcaaaacgcagcacttgtcatcaataacgccctccgagaggagcgtgctagccatccgccaaaggatagtaagtctagcagaccaactaaccccgcaagggggacgagtaccggccagtcAAGCACCGGTTCTAAGAAGCTCTCTGACGATCCAAACTTTGTATCGGAAGAAGAACgaaatcgccgccgcgccgctggcgcctgcatcaaatgcggcaaaatgggtcacaagtttgcggaatgccgcacgggatggaaggctacccctattgaggacaaaGGGAAGGCCAAAGAAACCGCcaaggttggcaaagactccgagtaccagccgggaaaaga taacaatagaatctcccccctTTTTACGATTTCAATTAAACCCAAGAAGCAAGCGGAaacactagaagtcctgatagactcaggcgccacatcatcATTTCTTCACCCCCGCACCGCTGAGGCATTACGCCTACCCCTCATAGACCTCCCACTACCCCGCACCgtcactatgctcgatgggtcgagcccccaggctggcaaaatttggaagaaggctaacctaaccttctcctttgatggcaaacgcatAACTGAGACATTTCTCATTTGCAACACAGGatctcacgccgccatcttaggattgaaatggttggatgcccacaaCCCAGAAATAGATTGGAATacgcgcaccctctccttcccgcACACCCCAccagaacatgtggccattgccaaggaggaggaagctgacaaaaaccctcttgaaggagtaccccctgaGTATCATCAAtatgctaaggtatttggggaagaagaattcaataagctcccTCCGCACCGGCACTATGATATTGGGATAGAACtcacggaagaaggccccctcaactCTCCActttacagtatgacagacgctgagtccgccacactcaaggactggctcagggatgagttgaaagctggaaagatccgccccagcaaatcTTCCATTAGTTcaccggtcatgtttgtacctaagaaggatggttcccgccgattggttgttgactaccgttgCCTAAACAACCgcaccaagaaaaacgtttACCCGCTTCcctgtccagatgacctcatggcccagctccgtggtgccaaggtcttcaccaagctagacttacgatggggttacaacaatgtgcGGGTGAAAGAAGGTGACGAGTGGAAAACCGCATTCCAAACCAAGTACGGTCTCTAcgaatccctggtcatgactttTGGTTTGACAAATGCTCCAGCCGcctttcaacactttatgaacaaactattcaaggatttgttggatgtatgcgtcatcatctaccttgatgatatcctgatttactcaaaggatgacgtaTCCCACACAaaacacgttcatgaggtcctgaAACGGTTAATGGATaatcaactgttctgcaaggcgtccaagtgtacattccacgttacctctgtggaatacctgggaatcattgtctccAATAAaggttttagtctggataagctcaaaatccaggcggtacaggaatggccggcacccactaaagtcaaagaagtccaattgttcttagggtttgccaatttcctccgccgatttgttgccaacttcagccacatggctaggccattacacaacctagtcaagaaagaTACACCTTGGAGATGGGATacaaaggaacaggaagcattccagggACTAAAAGATGccattaccaacgcccctgtaCTTTGTCACGCCGACCCTACCAAGCCCTACTTCCTAGAGACGGACGCTTCTGGTGCAGCCTTAGGTTCCATTCTtagccaacaacaggaagacggccgctTACACCCATTAGGTTTCCTGTCTGAGTCTTTCaagggtgccaaacagaattatgacacccacgacaaggaactcctggccattATCCGGTCGtttgaatattggcgcatcttcttggaagggaCCCTGCACCCCGTAACAGTCTTCACTGACCAtcggaacttggaatactggaaggagtctagAACTTTCAATCGCCGCCATGCACGTTGgcacctcctcctggctggatacaacttccaaattgtgtatCGCCCGGGCAAACAGTCcggcaaaccagatgccttatCCCGGCGATCAGACCATGCTGACGTCCCACCTGCtgcccagaccatgctcccagatCCTATCTTTGCCAACACCGCACTAGTTCTACCAGAAAAGGAGTTACAACAGCGTATAGAATCAAGCCTGGATCAAGACGAGTccctggaagaaatcctacaGTTCCTGCAGAATGAATCCAAAGCGcccccatccatcaaacgagcattcaaggactaccagatggaagcaggattactcttctaccaaggacggattgtggtccctgacgtCGGAACCCTACGTACGGATTTACTCCAAATCTTCCACGACAGCCCAtcggcaggacatccaggcaGGCAACGGACCCTGGAGCTAATCTCGCgcaactactattggccaggcaTACGCGcggacacatactggcacgtagACTCCTGCGAAACCTGCCAAAGGATTAGGAAACCCAAATACGCGTCGATCCCACCACAGCCGTTAGAACTCCCTGTACGCCCATGGCAACACATTTcctatgatatgattgtCAATCTGCCAAGGGACGGGGCCTATGACTCCATACTAGTTATTGTTGACAGCTTTACCAAATACGTCATATTGgtagaatgttccaagaaactAAAAGCCCCTGAACTGGCGGAACTGTTCTTGCAACACGTCTGGAAAAAATACGGAATGCCGGAGAAAACAATCTCAGACCGTGGAAGAgtgttcaacaacaagtttcTGAAGGCATTGTACCAACAACTAGGCATAGACCCGCACTTCTCCTCCGCTTACCATCCCCAGAGCGACGGGCAGACAGAACGGGTGAACCCTCC GGattgggtcaaatggttaccaatggcagaatttgcctacaataACGCAGTGCATAGTGCCACGGGGAAGTCACCTTTCAAAGCGCTCCacggatgggaaccaacCTTAACCCCTTCCAACATTCCTACGGACGTGCCAGAGGCCGATAAACTAGCGGAAGccatggaagcacaatggagaGAAGTCGAGTCCGCCCTCCGGCATTCTAAACAACGGATGGTAGCCGGAGAACACGGAAGCCCAACAGAGTTTGAGgttggagaagaagtatgGCTTGATGCCAAAAACGTTAAACTCAAAACCTtaagtcccaagctaacggaacaacgcttagggccattcaaAGTCACggaaaaaatctccgaccgcgctTACAGGCTGGAACTCCCACCAACCATGCGCATCCATAACGTATTTTACGTGGGACTATTGtctaaggtcaaaagggacgACAAACGGGCCTTCAAGAACCGtccaccaccagtcaccgtggatggggaagaagagtacaaggttgaaggaatAACGGATGCAGAGGAACGcaacggaaaatggttcttccgggtcaaatggaagggctatggccCCAAGgagaacacatgggaacctcgAGAAAATCTGAAAAATGCGGGGAAAATTTTAAAAAAGTACAAGGAAgacatgagaaagaaggccctcggcgctgccaaggcccttaaggggggggcagtgtcgtag
- a CDS encoding Retrotransposable element Tf2 protein: MATRSRTSSRAQSPFDQGYLESRLPPTSTLELGEVSLKRVTRLLLGLLGHVECLERDISEIKEAGIETRTNVKNISQTVDVVKDGLRSLQLQGPRTPEGPQPKVVEETPRPVPKTEPTGTVSGSSFWPEQPRSLPTFAQPTPKRAAPPQVPSPPPSPRLRSPIRAPAPPFPAPAAAYPAPVKVDHPDAYTGKIGSEAKQWLTRMLAWTRLNSRMFPTDQEVLSFLLMNMKDSAGAWAHPHLDQLGSHRAIIQTVEGFKSEFLAAFGNPDATRAAERKITTLTQSGTCADYITKFRTLAMELDWNDAALQGQFARGLHWEVSRQIATREHRPQTLLELQNAALVINNALREERASHPPKDSKPSKQSNPARGTSTGQFSTGSKKLSDNPNFVSEEERNRRRAAGACIKCGKMGHKFAECRMGWKATPIEDKGKAKEAAKIGKDSEYQSGKENKPLFTIPIKPEKQAEILEVLIDSGATSSFLHPCTAELLRLPLIDLPQPRIVTMLDGLSPQAGKIWKKANLTFLFDGKRMTETFLICNTGSHAAILGIKWLETHNPEINWNQRTLSFPHAQPAHVAIAKEEEADKNPLEGVPPKYHQYAKVFGEEEFNKLPPHWHYDIGIELTEEGPLNSPLYSMTNAKSATLKDWLRTSLRPERSAPDGSRRLVVDYRRLNNRTKKNVYPLPRPDDLMAQLRGAKVFTKLDLQWGYNNVRVKEGDEWKTAFRTKYGLYESLVMTFGLTNAPAAFQHFMNELFKDLLDVCVIIYLDDILIYSKDDASHTQHVHEVLQRLLENQLFCKASKCTFHVTSVEYLGIIVSDKGFSLDKLKIQAVQEWPVPSKVKEVQSFLGFANFLWRFVANFSHIARPLHNLVKKDTPWKWDTEEQEAFQNLKNAITSAPVLCHADPTKPYFLETDASGAALGSILSQRQEDGRLHPLGFLLELFKGAKQNYDTHDKELLAIIRSFEYWRIFLEGTTHPITVFTDHRNLEYWKESRTFNRRHARWHLLLAGYNFQIVYRPGKQSGKPDALSRRADHADIPPADQTMLPDPVFANVALVTPEKELQRRIESSLDQDESLEEILQFLQNESKAPPSIKRAFKDYEMEAGLLFYQGRIVVPDVGTLQTDLLRIFHDSPLAGHPGRQRTLELISRSYYWPGIRADTYWHVDSCKICQRIQKPKYASIPPQPLELPSRPWQHVSYDMIVDLPKDRSNDSILVIVDSFTKYVILVECSKKLKAPELADLFLHHVWKRYGMPEKTVSDQGQVFNNKFLKALYQRLGIDPHFSLAYHPQSDGQTERVNPTVEHFLRAYSGVNQKDWVRWLPMAEFAYNNAVHSSTGKSPFKALYGWEPSLTPSNVPTDVPEADDLATQMESQWREIEAALRQSKTRMIAGETGEPLKFEVGEEAWLDAKNVKLKTLSPKLTEQRLGPFEVTERISDRAYRLRLPPTMRIHDVFYVGLLSKVKRDDKRAFENRPPPVTIDGEEEYEVEGITDMEERNGKWFFRVKWKGYGSEENTWEPRENLKNAEKILKNFEKEMKKKALGAAKALKGGAVS, translated from the exons atggcaacccgctccaggACGTCCTCTCGAGCCCAATCCCCCTTTGATCAGGGATACTTGGAATCCCGACTTCCGCCAACCTCCACTCTCGAACTTGGCGAAGTATCCCTCAAGCGCGTCAcgcgcctcctccttggcctccttggccacgTCGAATGTCTCGAAAGAGACATTTCcgagatcaaggaagcagggattGAAACAAGGACCAACGTCAAAAATATTTCCCAAaccgttgatgttgtcaaggatgggcttcgaagcctccagctccaaggcCCTCGTACCCCTGAAGGCCCCCAGCCAAAGGTcgtggaagaaacgccacgTCCCGTACCCAAAACCGAACCTACTGGAACGGTTAGTGGGTCCTCCTTTTGGCCAGAACAGCCACGAAGCCTCCCCACCTTCGCACAACCAACCCCAAAGAGAGCAGCacccccgcaagtcccatctccccctccatctccgcgtctccgatcccccatcagagcacctgcccctccttTCCCGGCTCCAGCTGCCGCCTATCCcgccccggtcaaagtagaccacccagacgcctatacaggcaagattgggagcGAAGCCAAACAGTGGCTTACCaggatgctggcctggacccggcTAAACTCACGCATGTTTCCCACGGACCAAGAAGTCCTATCCTTCCttctgatgaacatgaaggattccgcgggagcatgggcccaccctcacctggaccagcttgggtcacaccgggcaatcatccaaacggttgaAGGGTTCAAATCAGAGTTTCTGGCAGcgtttggcaaccctgatgccacaagggccgccgagcggaaaatcaccaccctcacccagtccggcacctGTGCGgactatatcacaaagttcaggaccttAGCAATGGagctggactggaacgacgcggcccttcaaggccagtttgcccgaggcctccactgggaggtcagccgtcaAATCGCAACCCGCGAGCATCGCCCCCAAACCCTCCtcgagctgcaaaacgcagcacttgtcatcaatAACGCTCTCCGtgaagagcgtgctagccatccgCCAAAGGATAGTAAGCCTAGCAAACAgtccaaccccgcaagggggacgagtaccggccagtTCAGCAccggttcaaagaaactctccgacAACCCTAACTTTGTGTCAGAGGAAGAACgaaatcgccgccgcgccgctggcgcctgcatcaagtgtggcaaaatgggccacaagttcgcggaatgccgcatgggttggaaagccacccccatcgaggataaggggaaggctaaggaagccgccaagattggcaaagactctgagtaccaatcgggaaaaga AAATAAACCCCttttcacaattccaatcaaaccagagaagcaagcggaaatactagaagtcctgatagattcaggcgctacctcatcattcctccacccttgcacagcggaactactccgcctccccTTGATAGATCTCCCACAACCCCGCAttgttactatgcttgatgggttgagcccacaggctggcaaaatttggaaaaaggccaatctaaccttcctatttgatggcaAGCGTATGACAGAAACTTTCTTAATCTGTAACACCGGATCACACGCTGCCATCCTAGGAATCAAATGGCTGGAAACCCATAACCCTGAAATCAACTGGAACCAACGTACcctttcctttccccatgcgcaaccagcacacgtagccatcgccaaagaagaggaagcagacaagaacccccttgaaggagtaccccccaagtaccatcaatatgccaaagtatttggggaagaagaattcaacaagcttccccctcattGGCACTACGATATTGGAATCGAACttacggaagaaggccctttGAACTCGCCCCTTTATAGCATGACCaacgccaaatccgccacgctcaaggattggctcaggacAAGCTTAAGGCCGgaaagatccgcccca gatggttcccgccgatTGGTTGTCGACTACCGTCGCCTTAATAaccggaccaagaagaatgttTACCCGTTACCCCGTCCTGATGACTTGATGGCCCAactccgcggcgccaaggtcttcaccaaactggacctacaatggggttacaataacgtccgggttaaagaaggtgacgaatggaaaacggcctttCGCACTAAATACGGCTTATACGagtccctggttatgacctttggtttGACAAATGCCCCCGCCGctttccagcacttcatgaacgagttgttcaaggacttactggatgtatgcgtcatcatatacttagatgacatcctgatttactccaaggatgacgcatcccacactcagcatgttcatgaggtcctacAGCGCTTACTGGAAAACCAATTGTTTTGCAAGGCTTCAAAATGCACATTCCATGTGACTTCCgtagaatacctgggaatcattgtctcgGATAAAGGCTTTAGcctggacaagctcaaaatccaggcggtacaagaGTGGCCAGTTCCATCaaaagtcaaagaagtccagtcattcctaggttttgccaattttctTTGGaggtttgttgccaacttcagtcacatAGCCCGACCCCTGCACAACCTAGTAAAAAAGGATAcaccctggaaatgggacaccGAGGAACAGGAGGCCTTCCAGAATCTGAAGAATGCTATCACCAGTGCCCCAGTACTCTGCCATGCCGACCCCACCAAACCTTACTTCCTAGAAACGGATGCTTCCGGCGCAGCATTAGGCTCCATACTGagccaacgccaggaagacgGTCGCTTACATCCCCTGGGATTCTTGTTGGAATtgttcaaaggtgccaaacagaactacgacacccacgataaagaactccttgcaatcatccgttcctttgaatattggcgaatcttcctggaaggaacaacCCACCCTATCACAGTGTTCACCGACCACAGGAACCTTGAGTATTGGAAAGAATCCAGGACCTTCAACCGTCGTCATGCCAGGTGGCACCTCTTGTTAGCAGGATATAATTTCCAAATAGTCTATCGCCCTGGTAAACAGTCCGGCAAACCAGATGCATTATCCCGCCGCGCCGACCACGCTGATATCCCACCTGCTGACCAAACCATGCTTCCCGACCCTGTCTTCGCCAACGTTGCACTAGTCACACCGGAAAAGGAACTACAACGCCGCATTGAGTCAAGCCTAGACCAAGATGAGTCCCTGGAAGAGATCCTACAGTTCCTACAGAACGAATCCAAGGCCCCGCCCTCCATTAAACGCGCGTTCAAAGACTATGAGATGGAGGCCGGCCTACTATTTTACCAAGGACGGATTGTGGTACCTGACGTAGGGACCCTACAAACGGACCTGCTGCGAATCTTCCACGATAGCCCATTGGCTGGCCATCCAGGCAGGCAGCGGACCCTAGAATTGATATCCAGAagttactactggcccggtATCCGTgctgacacatactggcacgtggattcATGCAAAATCTGCCAACGGATCCAAAAACCTAAGTACGCGTCCATCCCACCGCAACCCCTGGAACTACCATCACGCCCTTGGCAACACGTATCCTACGACATGATAGTGGATCTACCAAAGGACAGAAGCAACGATTCTAtactggtcattgtggacagcttcaccaaatatGTTATCCTGGTGGagtgttccaagaagctcaaagccccggAATTGGCGGACCTATTCTTGCACCATGTGTGGAAACGTTACGGCATGCCAGAAAAAACGGTATCAGATCAAGGACAAGTctttaataacaaattcctaaAGGctctgtaccaacgcctagggatagacccccatttttccttggcctaccaccctcAAAGCGACGGTCAAACGGAACGCGTGAACCCTACGGTCgaacacttcctaagggcttactcaggggtGAATCAGAAAGATTGGGTCAGATggctaccaatggcggaatttgcctacaataACGCGGTACATAgttcaacaggcaaatccccgtTCAAGGCACTATATGGCTGGGAACCTTCCTTAACCCCGAGTAACgtcccaacagacgtccCGGAGGCAGATGACTTGGCGACGCAGATGGAATctcaatggcgggaaatagaggcggcactccggcaatcaaagacacgcatgatagccggagaaacaggagaaccactcAAATTCGAAGTTGGGGAAGAGGCCTGGTTAGATGCTAAGAATGTGAAGCTAAAAACCCTGAGCCCCAAGCTAACGGAGCAACGCCTGGGCCCCTTCGAAGTAACTGAAAGGATCTCCGATCGCGCCTACCGCCTCAGACTCCCACCAACCATGAGGATCCACGACGTCTTTTACGTAGGACTACTGTCCAAAGTGAAGAGGGATGACAAACGTGCTTTTGAGAACCGtcccccaccagtcaccatagatggggaagaagaatacgaggttgAGGGAATTACAGACATGGAGGAAAGAaatgggaaatggttttttagggtgaaatggaagggctacggatcagaggaaaacacctgggaaccaagggaaaacctcaaaaatgccgaaaaaatcctaaaaaattttgagaaggaaatgaaaaagaaggcccttggcgctgccaaggcccttaaagggggggcagtgtcgtag